Below is a genomic region from bacterium.
CTCCATCACCGACTGGACCTCCTTCGAGAACCCGTACCGCGGATGGGGCCGAGATGGAAGCGCTTTCCCAAGCATGAACGGCGAACCGGGTGCGGGGACTTCTCGCGGAAAGAAGGGATCACACATGTTTTTATATCAGCAATGGTGTAAAATCCAGGAAAAGGAAGTCCGAACTCACCGATGACAACAAAAACTCACCCATGATGATACCATCCATTCAAGACGTCCGCTCAGAGGTTGCAAAAGGCCTCAAGGGTATTTTCTTTGACATCGATGACACCGTCACCACTTCCGGCAAGATCCCCCCTGTTTCCTATAAGGCCCTGTGGGATATCAGGAACGCCGGGCTCAAGGTTGTTCCTGTTACGGGCAGGCCTGCCGGATGGTGTGATCATATCGCCCGCATGTGGCCCGTGGATGGCATTGTGGGAGAAAACGGGGCCTTCTATTTCTGGTTCGATGAAAAGCAGAACAAGCTGGGAAAACGATTCCTCTATCCGGATAACATACGTGCCGCGAATCGGCGGCGTCTTCTGCAAATCCAGGACGAGATCCTGGCCAGGGTACCGGGCAGCGCCCTCGCCAGCGACCAACCTTATCGGGAAACCGACACGGCTATCGATTACTGCGAGGACGTAACACCACTGGGCCAAAGAGCCGTTGAACAGATATGTGAGATCTTCAAAAAACACGGCGCAACCTGCAAGGTCTCCTCCATCCATGTGAACGGATGGTTCGGTGAATACGACAAGCTCGGTATGACGAAGACGCTTGTCAGGGAGCGGTGGGACCTTGAGTTGGATGCTGAAAAGGAGCGGTTCCTCTTCTGCGGCGACTCGCCTAATGACGAGCCGATGTTTCAGTATTTTCCTGTTACCGCAGGGGTCAGCAACATCCTTCGCTTCGCGGGTGGCATGGAACACCTTCCCTCCTTTGTGGCAAGCCGGGAAGGGGGCGAAGGTTTTGCCGAAATTGTCGAAATTCTGCTTAAAAAAAGACAGGCTTAGAGGTTGCGACCGCTTGACGAAGACGGAAATCCTGACGATATAGCAGGAGCACGGTCTCAGTGTATGTCCTCACTCGGGCGATAAATGCAGAATCCTGATTTCGATCAAGCTTAAGTTGCTTTCGAATTGCAGTTAAAAGATCTCTAGCCCGCACTATTCATGAAGCCAGTTGTTCTGGCTTCATGGACAGGTGTTTCGTTACCTTTTCGGCTGTCATTGAGAGGTGATTACTTGTTAGCGGTCGGTACGAATCAATGGAAGGTAATTTTGTGCTTCGACGATATTGGCCTCCTCATCCGGCATGCACGCCTCGTATGTCCCGCCATGGCGGGATTCGTCAGGCTGCGCTTTGCCTGCGGCTTCCTTCAGCTCCCACCTCACGGTGGGCACCCTTGCCGTCCCCCTGTGTCAGGATAGTTGTCGCCTTAATTGGTTTTAAAAGGGGCGGAGAAGAGGACTTGCACCTCCAAGTGGGGGGCCTGCCGGGCGCACCAAAAAGAAAGCCCGCCGTGAGGCGGGCTGATTTTTTGGCTCCCCGGGACGGACTCGAATCCCGCTGAAAGCGGGATTAATCACGCCGTAGGCGTGACTCTATCCGACTGAGCTGACCTCTGAGGGTTGTAAACGTGGGAACTTATAATCTATTCCCCGGTAGCATGAAATCGCGGTGGCTGTTATCTGTCGATGGTTCGATACCCGGGTATACGCAAAAAGAAAGCCCGCCGTGAGGCGGGCTGATTTTTTGGCTC
It encodes:
- a CDS encoding HAD-IIB family hydrolase — its product is MIPSIQDVRSEVAKGLKGIFFDIDDTVTTSGKIPPVSYKALWDIRNAGLKVVPVTGRPAGWCDHIARMWPVDGIVGENGAFYFWFDEKQNKLGKRFLYPDNIRAANRRRLLQIQDEILARVPGSALASDQPYRETDTAIDYCEDVTPLGQRAVEQICEIFKKHGATCKVSSIHVNGWFGEYDKLGMTKTLVRERWDLELDAEKERFLFCGDSPNDEPMFQYFPVTAGVSNILRFAGGMEHLPSFVASREGGEGFAEIVEILLKKRQA